In Paraglaciecola sp. T6c, the sequence ATTTTTAAATGTGCGCTGGGGGGGTAACTCCTTAGCGACGCTTAACGTTTTATTTCCTTGATTGTCTTTACGTAAAGTGAATTCATCGTAAATCTGCCCATCAGAGGTGAAAGACTGGTAAATGAGATTATCCTGGGTTTTCTTGATGATTTGGTAGGTTGGGGTGTTCTCGCCAATGCGCTCTAGTGTGACATCGTAGTCACCGTATTCATCCCAGCGCGTCGATTTAATCGGGTAGGTCTTAGGTCCTGCTACAGAGGTGACAAATACGATTTTAACTTGCTTCGTTGAGGAAGGTGTGGCCATTTTATGAATGTCGCTTTGAATGCCGATGCTGCCCCGCGCGTAGGCGTGATCGTGGCCTTGCAGCACCAAATCAACCTTGTGCTTTAACATAATGGGCAAAAATGCTGCGCGTATTTCGGGTTCATCTTGCCCTGGGGTATTTAACGGCATACCGCATGACGAGAAGATAGGGTGGTGCATCGTCACGATACGCCATTTCGCTGTGCTAGTTTGTAGCGCTTGGTCTAACCAATGCGCTTGAGCTTGCAATAAATTGATGTCACCACGGGCTTCGGAGTCAAGTACAAAAACATCCATCTCTGGGTAATGGGTAACGTAGGCTGTTTCTTGCAGTGCGCTAGGTAAAGAAGGGGTCAAGGGCAGGGTAAATTGGCTTTGCCACAATGTGGATAGTGCCCAGCTTTTTTGCGCGTTTTCTTGTACTTGCCAATCATATTCATGGTTACCGGCCACGAGCACCGCTGGCAATGTACGATGAATGAATTGCCCTGCGTTCAGCCAGTTTGACCATTGTTGATCGCTTGCTCCTTCATTGACTAAATCCCCCGCATAAATAGCAAATTTAGCATTCGGTGCATGTTGCCAAGCGCGGCGAAGTACTAATGGCCAATGTGAATAAATACCATTTTGGGCGTCACCGAAGTACAAGAAGGAAAAGTCTTGATGGGTATCAACAGGGGCAGTTTTAATTTGTTGCCACGGGGACCACATACCCGTTGCGCCCGCAACACGGTAGTTGTAATACGTATCGGCGTGTAAATCTTTGAAGGTTAGTGAATGGTAATGAACATTGGGCAAACCATCATTGGCTGGATAGCGAAAGTGACCAGAGTCGCCGATTCCATTGGCCAGTGCAGCGCTGTGCGTTTTCGCTACAAACTGAGCCGCGTTTGTATCATAGCGTGCATCAGGTTGTGCTTGAACAATTTGCCCGTAGGCTCTGTTGACTGAATTATCGGTACGCCATGTCACCGAAAAGCTGTCTGCTGGGGAGACCGTTGGAGTGGCAATGATACGATCCGGCCATTGGGTGGCAACTGGGTGTGGGGTTAACGCTTTAACTGAAACCGCTTCGCCATTGGCCACACTCACGTACAGCAAAAGCGGTAGGAGCAGAGCCAGGCTTAAAGGCTGCGAGAAAAGACGGGCTGTCATGAGTAAACCTTTTTCCAAATAAATTAACGGTAAAAACACGCGACTGAAAAACGGTGGCGCGTTTGAAGGGATATGCTCATGGCGAGCGTTCGTACTCGCCATGATAGTGAGGTAAACAATGTGAATGAATAATGTGAGGCTAAAAGGCGTAGCTAACACCACCGCCGTATGTGGCCGGTGCGCCGACTAAACGCGCCCCACCGTTTAACTCAAGAAAATACACTTCAT encodes:
- a CDS encoding purple acid phosphatase family protein, whose amino-acid sequence is MTARLFSQPLSLALLLPLLLYVSVANGEAVSVKALTPHPVATQWPDRIIATPTVSPADSFSVTWRTDNSVNRAYGQIVQAQPDARYDTNAAQFVAKTHSAALANGIGDSGHFRYPANDGLPNVHYHSLTFKDLHADTYYNYRVAGATGMWSPWQQIKTAPVDTHQDFSFLYFGDAQNGIYSHWPLVLRRAWQHAPNAKFAIYAGDLVNEGASDQQWSNWLNAGQFIHRTLPAVLVAGNHEYDWQVQENAQKSWALSTLWQSQFTLPLTPSLPSALQETAYVTHYPEMDVFVLDSEARGDINLLQAQAHWLDQALQTSTAKWRIVTMHHPIFSSCGMPLNTPGQDEPEIRAAFLPIMLKHKVDLVLQGHDHAYARGSIGIQSDIHKMATPSSTKQVKIVFVTSVAGPKTYPIKSTRWDEYGDYDVTLERIGENTPTYQIIKKTQDNLIYQSFTSDGQIYDEFTLRKDNQGNKTLSVAKELPPQRTFKNTGLYKTHHDLAE